AACTTTTTGTCATCGTTTTTCATTTTAAAACCTCCTCATACATAATAAATACCCAAAGTTTAAAAAATATATACATAAATTAAATAGAAGGTTAAAATTAATAGAATTTTTCTACTTTATAATCCTTTTGAAGTTCAATGGTTTTATTTAGGTATAATTCTTGTTGTTTAATAGCGGTATATTGTTTTAACATATCTTCCTTAGCTTCCTCAAATGTTATAGTAGATGGTTCTTTTCTATCGTTTACTTTAATAATATGGTAGCCAAACTGAGTTTTTACAGGATCAGAAATGGTACCTATTTCGATCTCTTGACAAACATCATCAAATTCTTTAACCATTTGTCCTGGAGAGAAAGTACCTAAGTTACCGCCTGCTTCTTTTGAAGGACAATTGGATAATTCTTTAGCTAGATTTTCAAAAGACTCACCTGCTTCTATTCTGACCTTAATTTTTTTAGCTTCATCTTCTGATTCTACTAAAATATGTGAAGCATTCATCTGCATTGGTCTTGTAAAATGTTGTTTATGGCTTTCATAGTACTCATTCAGTTCTTCATCGGTTATCTTTATATCTTTAAAAAGATTAGCAAGTGCAAATTGTTTTAAAATATTAATCTTTGCCAATTCAACTTCTTTTATATATGCAGGATCCTGGTCAAGTTTTTTAGCAATTGCATCTAGATAAAGCAACTCTTGATTGACAAGTTCATCAGTAATTTTACTGAAACCTTCTTCATTACTAAACTGAATTCTAGCTTCAGGACTTAACATATTAATAAAGTTTTGTACATCATCCTGAGTAATCTCTAAATTTTCTACTTTTGCTCTAATATTATCTGTTGTCATATTATTCTCCTCTATCTTTTTAATTTGATTCCATCATTGAAAAACTCAATTTTTTTATTTTTATATAGCTTTCCGATAGCTTTTTTAAAAGAAGACTTACTAATTCCAAAAGTTTTTCTAATTTCATTTGGACTGCTCTTGTCGTTAAAACGTAAAAATCCATCATTTTTAACTAGTTTAGAATAGATCTTATCTGCGTCATCATCTATAACCATGTGGGCTCTATCCCTTAAAGACAGATTTAATTTACCATCATCTGTAATAGATATAACTCTAGCTCTTAAAGATTCTCCTTCTGTAACAACACCTAATAAATCTTTATTGTGTACGAGCCCATCGTATTTATTATCCACAGCTACAAAAGCTCCATAGTCTCTATTTACGCCGTAAACAGTACCTGTTATCCAATCATTCTCTTTGTAACAATCATTAGGCACTAGGGATTCTTTAATTCTCATTGTGGCACATAATCTATTTGATTTGTCTACATAAAGTCCAAAAAGATAGTGCATTCCTTTATGTGGTTTAAAAGTGACTTCCTGGAATGGCAAAAATAAATCTTTTTCTAAACCCCAGTCAAGAAAAATTCCTATCTTTGAAATTTCTTTTACTTCTAAAACTTTCAGCTGGCCAAGTTCAATTAATGGCGTCTTCTTTGTTGCGATGTATTCACCGCGGTCAAAATTATAGACAAAAACATTAAGTTCTGTATCTATTATATCATCATTTCCTAACTCAGAAGCCGGAAGTAATAACTTTTTATTCTCAGAAGTTACTAATATTGCTCCTCTATTATTTTTTGTCTTAATTCTTGCTTTATAGCTTTTACCAAGCATTTGTTTCCTTCTTTCTTAATTCCTAATTTTGCAAATTTATTGGATTACTCCTTCAATAAGCAGTAATAATAGCGATGATGTCATCGCTATTATTAGAATTTATCATAATATATTTTATCCTCAGTGATACCCTTAGCATTAAGGGATTCAACAATTGAATCAATCATAACCGGACTACCACAGAGATATGCTGTATAATTTCCACCCTGTTCGACATACTTATCTATAGAATTATTAACTCTTCCTTTGTCTCCTTCCCAACCCATTTCATCAGTTACTCTGGAAAGAGTCGGCATGAACTTGAAATCATATAATTGATTTTCCAATTCTTTAAGTTCATCAACCAGGAATAAATCTTCAGGTGTTTTAGCACCGAAATAGAATCTAGCCTTACGTTTTATGTCATTATCACGCATATGGTAAAGTATAGACAATATTGGTGCCATACCGGTTCCGGCAGCAACTAGAATCATCTCACCACCGTCATCTTCATTGTAGTAGAAATCACCATAAGGCCCGTTTATATTTACAATATCATTTTCATTTAGATGAT
The sequence above is a segment of the Peptoniphilaceae bacterium AMB_02 genome. Coding sequences within it:
- a CDS encoding peptidylprolyl isomerase: MTTDNIRAKVENLEITQDDVQNFINMLSPEARIQFSNEEGFSKITDELVNQELLYLDAIAKKLDQDPAYIKEVELAKINILKQFALANLFKDIKITDEELNEYYESHKQHFTRPMQMNASHILVESEDEAKKIKVRIEAGESFENLAKELSNCPSKEAGGNLGTFSPGQMVKEFDDVCQEIEIGTISDPVKTQFGYHIIKVNDRKEPSTITFEEAKEDMLKQYTAIKQQELYLNKTIELQKDYKVEKFY
- a CDS encoding S1-like domain-containing RNA-binding protein, which codes for MLGKSYKARIKTKNNRGAILVTSENKKLLLPASELGNDDIIDTELNVFVYNFDRGEYIATKKTPLIELGQLKVLEVKEISKIGIFLDWGLEKDLFLPFQEVTFKPHKGMHYLFGLYVDKSNRLCATMRIKESLVPNDCYKENDWITGTVYGVNRDYGAFVAVDNKYDGLVHNKDLLGVVTEGESLRARVISITDDGKLNLSLRDRAHMVIDDDADKIYSKLVKNDGFLRFNDKSSPNEIRKTFGISKSSFKKAIGKLYKNKKIEFFNDGIKLKR